The DNA window GATCTGGACCGCCGTCGGCGGGCGCGGGACGCTTGTCGGCCCGATCTTCGGCGCGGTGCTGGTGAACGCCGGCAAGTCCTGGTTCACCGGAGTCTTCCCCGAATTCTGGCTGTTCGCGCTGGGCGGGCTGTTCGTGGCCGTGACGCTCTTCCTGCCCAAGGGCATTGTCGGGACCATCAGCCAGGGCTGGTCAGCGCTGCAGGCCCGCCACACCTCGGCAGACGCGGAAGACGGAACGGCGGATGCTCCGACCACGGCAAGCCTCGAACCTTCGCCGGCGGAGTGAGCGTGATGAGCGACAAGAACGCACTTCTCTATCTCAACGGCGTCTCCGTCTCCTTCGACGGCTTCAAGGCGATCAACAATCTCTCGCTTATCGTGGAACACGGCGAGCTACAGGCCATCATCGGCCCCAACGGGGCGGGCAAGACGACGATGATGGACATCGTCACCGGCAAGACGCGGCCGGACGAGGGCGAGGTCTTTTTCGAGGGCGGCACCGACCTCACCCGGCTCGATGAGGCGGCCATCGCCGAGCTTGGCATCGGCCGGAAGTTCCAGAAGCCGACGGTCTTCGAGAGCCATACGGTGTGGGATAATCTGCAGCTGGCACTGAAGAAGCCGCGCGATGTCTTTTCCGCATGGTTCTACCATCCTTCTGACGTGGACATGACACGTCTGGAGGAAATCCTGGCCACCATCCGGCTGACCAGGCGCAGGAACGAGCTGGCGGCAAATCTCAGCCACGGCCAAAAGCAATGGCTCGAGATCGGGATGCTGCTCGCGCAGGACCCGAAGCTCTTGCTCGTCGACGAGCCGGTGGCCGGCATGACGGATGCCGAGACGGTGGAAACGGCGAAGCTCCTCAAGGAGATCGCCAGGTCACGTTCCGTGATCGTCGTCGAGCACGATATGAGCTTCATCCGCGACCTTGCCGCGCGCGTCACCGTGCTGGCCGAAGGTTCGGTGCTGGCGCAGGGCAGCCTCGATCATGTCAGCACCGATCCTCGAGTCATCGAAAGCTATCTGGGGAGATGAGCATGGCAACAGCGCTTATCGTCGAGGGCATCGACCTCTATTACGGAGCGGCCCGCGCGCTCAAATCCGTCAGCGTGGAAGCAAAGCCCGCCGCCATAACCGCTGTCCTCGGCCGCAACGGAGTGGGCAAATCCTCACTGCTCAGGGCCATCGCCGGCATACAACCCGTGGCCAAGGGTGAAATCCGCTTCGACGGCGCGGTCCTTGGCAAGGCGCCCCCCTATCGCCGCGCGCGCCTCGGTCTCGGCTATGTGCCTCAGGGCCGGGAGATCTTCCCGCTGCTTACGGTCAAGGAAAACCTCCAGACAGGCTTTTCCACCCTGCCCTCCGGGCAGCGATCCGTTCCCGATACGGTGTTCGACCTTTTTCCCGTACTGAAAGACATGCTTTCCAGGCGGGGCGGCGACCTCTCCGGTGGCCAGCAGCAGCAACTGGCGATCGGCAGGGCACTGGTGACGCGGCCGAAAGTGCTGATCCTCGACGAGCCGACCGAAGGCATCCAGCCCTCCATCATCAAGGATATCGGCCGTGCGCTCCAGTTCCTGCGCGACGAGTTGAAGATGACTATCCTGCTGGTCGAACAGTATCTCGATTTCTGCCGCGAACTCGCCGACGGCATCTACATCATGGACCGCGGAGAAATCCTGCATTCGGGCCCAGCCGCCGATCTCG is part of the Chelativorans sp. AA-79 genome and encodes:
- the urtD gene encoding urea ABC transporter ATP-binding protein UrtD: MSDKNALLYLNGVSVSFDGFKAINNLSLIVEHGELQAIIGPNGAGKTTMMDIVTGKTRPDEGEVFFEGGTDLTRLDEAAIAELGIGRKFQKPTVFESHTVWDNLQLALKKPRDVFSAWFYHPSDVDMTRLEEILATIRLTRRRNELAANLSHGQKQWLEIGMLLAQDPKLLLVDEPVAGMTDAETVETAKLLKEIARSRSVIVVEHDMSFIRDLAARVTVLAEGSVLAQGSLDHVSTDPRVIESYLGR
- the urtE gene encoding urea ABC transporter ATP-binding subunit UrtE; this encodes MATALIVEGIDLYYGAARALKSVSVEAKPAAITAVLGRNGVGKSSLLRAIAGIQPVAKGEIRFDGAVLGKAPPYRRARLGLGYVPQGREIFPLLTVKENLQTGFSTLPSGQRSVPDTVFDLFPVLKDMLSRRGGDLSGGQQQQLAIGRALVTRPKVLILDEPTEGIQPSIIKDIGRALQFLRDELKMTILLVEQYLDFCRELADGIYIMDRGEILHSGPAADLERPEVKRHLMV